The following proteins come from a genomic window of Melospiza georgiana isolate bMelGeo1 chromosome 3, bMelGeo1.pri, whole genome shotgun sequence:
- the LGALS8 gene encoding galectin-8 isoform X1 — translation MTSLGAPQEEMSKLTLDTPQKELGELTLNTSQATISNPIIPYVGTIHGGLVPGEQIVIHGTVPDDADRFQVDLQCGNSIKPRADVAFHFNPRFKRSGCIVCNTLEREKWGWEEITYEMPFGKGKSFEIVIMILKDKFQVAVNKKHLLLYKHRISLEKIDTLGIYGKVQIKAVEFVFKPLQGSQPSSLGVTKISTENGEMPSGSQLGVPYFEKLDTALRPGCTIAIKGEVKKNPKSFAVNLRPSDSKDIALHLNPRIKKKDFVRNSYLDDSWGEEEKEVANFPFSPEMYFELIIFCDANQFKVAVNGVHILEYKHRFKQLEKINMVEVIGDVHLWDVKSC, via the exons aTGACATCCTTAGGTGCACCACAGGAGGAAATGAGTAAACTGACCTTGGATACACCACAGAAAGAATTAGGTGAACTGACCTTGAATACATCACAGGCGACAATCAGCAACCCG ATCATTCCATATGTTGGGACAATACATGGTGGCCTTGTTCCTGGAGAGCAGATTGTGATACATGGGACTGTTCCTGATGATGCAGACAG GTTCCAGGTGGATTTACAGTGTGGCAACAGCATAAAGCCTCGAGCTGATGTGGCATTCCATTTCAACCCCCGCTTCAAAAGGTCTGGCTGCATTGTTTGCAACACACTGGAGAGGGAGaagtggggctgggaggagatcACTTATGAGATGCCCTTTGGAAAAGGAAAGTCATTTGAGATTGTCATCATGATTTTAAAGGATAAGTTCCAG GTGGCTGTAAACAAAAAGCACTTGCTGCTCTACAAGCACAGAATTAGCCTTGAAAAAATAGATACTCTTGGAATATATGGCAAAGTGCAGATCAAAGCTGTTGAGTTTGTTTTTAAG CCTTTACAAGGCTCTCAGCCATCGTCTCTAGGAGTAACAAAGATAAGCACAGAAAAT GGGGAAATGCCGAGTGGTTCACAATTG GGTGTTCCTTATTTTGAGAAGCTTGATACTGCACTTCGTCCAGGATGCACAATTGCCATTAAaggagaagtgaaaaaaaacccaaagag CTTTGCAGTCAATCTGAGACCAAGTGACTCAAAGGACATTGCTTTACATCTGAATCCCcgaataaaaaagaaagattttgtaAGGAATTCCTACCTTGATGACAGCtggggagaagaagaaaaggaagttgCTAACTTTCCTTTCAGTCCAGAGATGTATTTTGAG CTGATTATTTTCTGTGATGCCAACCAGTTCAAAGTTGCTGTTAATGGTGTTCACATTCTGGAGTACAAGCATCGTTTTAAACAACTTGAAAAGATCAACATGGTGGAAGTCATAGGAGATGTTCACTTGTGGGATGTAAAGAGCTGCTAG
- the LGALS8 gene encoding galectin-8 isoform X2, with protein MTSLGAPQEEMSKLTLDTPQKELGELTLNTSQATISNPIIPYVGTIHGGLVPGEQIVIHGTVPDDADRFQVDLQCGNSIKPRADVAFHFNPRFKRSGCIVCNTLEREKWGWEEITYEMPFGKGKSFEIVIMILKDKFQVAVNKKHLLLYKHRISLEKIDTLGIYGKVQIKAVEFVFKGEMPSGSQLGVPYFEKLDTALRPGCTIAIKGEVKKNPKSFAVNLRPSDSKDIALHLNPRIKKKDFVRNSYLDDSWGEEEKEVANFPFSPEMYFELIIFCDANQFKVAVNGVHILEYKHRFKQLEKINMVEVIGDVHLWDVKSC; from the exons aTGACATCCTTAGGTGCACCACAGGAGGAAATGAGTAAACTGACCTTGGATACACCACAGAAAGAATTAGGTGAACTGACCTTGAATACATCACAGGCGACAATCAGCAACCCG ATCATTCCATATGTTGGGACAATACATGGTGGCCTTGTTCCTGGAGAGCAGATTGTGATACATGGGACTGTTCCTGATGATGCAGACAG GTTCCAGGTGGATTTACAGTGTGGCAACAGCATAAAGCCTCGAGCTGATGTGGCATTCCATTTCAACCCCCGCTTCAAAAGGTCTGGCTGCATTGTTTGCAACACACTGGAGAGGGAGaagtggggctgggaggagatcACTTATGAGATGCCCTTTGGAAAAGGAAAGTCATTTGAGATTGTCATCATGATTTTAAAGGATAAGTTCCAG GTGGCTGTAAACAAAAAGCACTTGCTGCTCTACAAGCACAGAATTAGCCTTGAAAAAATAGATACTCTTGGAATATATGGCAAAGTGCAGATCAAAGCTGTTGAGTTTGTTTTTAAG GGGGAAATGCCGAGTGGTTCACAATTG GGTGTTCCTTATTTTGAGAAGCTTGATACTGCACTTCGTCCAGGATGCACAATTGCCATTAAaggagaagtgaaaaaaaacccaaagag CTTTGCAGTCAATCTGAGACCAAGTGACTCAAAGGACATTGCTTTACATCTGAATCCCcgaataaaaaagaaagattttgtaAGGAATTCCTACCTTGATGACAGCtggggagaagaagaaaaggaagttgCTAACTTTCCTTTCAGTCCAGAGATGTATTTTGAG CTGATTATTTTCTGTGATGCCAACCAGTTCAAAGTTGCTGTTAATGGTGTTCACATTCTGGAGTACAAGCATCGTTTTAAACAACTTGAAAAGATCAACATGGTGGAAGTCATAGGAGATGTTCACTTGTGGGATGTAAAGAGCTGCTAG